One Vanrija pseudolonga chromosome 5, complete sequence genomic window, TATGTGCCGCTGCTactgctggctgctggctgctgccgctgcggcggcgctgcgcgcagGGCactgggggtgggtgggagggggtCATGTCTCCGGTGGGCACATCCGCGCATTAGGCTCGCCGCACATCTTGGTGCGGCGACTAGTCTAgtagggggggggggggggaggggtggttCTGCTGCGCTGCCGCAGGGGTTACCTGCGCTGCTGGAAGACGGCCTGGCCGCCGGCATCCGACGCGCGAACACACTCGCGCTTGTCGCCGCTGACAGTGTACCCAGGCATGCACGAGAAGACGGTGCACACGCCCTTCTCGCAGCCCGTTGCGCGCGTGTTGGCGATGGTCGAGCAGTCTTGTCTGTGCAATGTGTCAGTGATCCGATCATGGGAGTGCGTGCGCCATGCACAGTGACTCACCCCTGACCGAGCGCGAGGCACCCGCCGCACTGGTTGAGTTCTGAATCCAGCTCGAGGCACTCAAAGCCGACCTTGAACCAGTCGCCGAGGGACGAgagctgcgcgtcgagcttggtcgCATACTCtggcagcgcgacgccgtcggggCCGGCAGGGAAGCCCTCGGCAGGGACGGggcaggcgacggcgccgccgggaCACAGGAAGGACGAGTAGTCCTTCTTG contains:
- the priA_13 gene encoding Protein priA translates to MRFTPFALLVLAATPSFGFFIQPGHRRGAAGAPATAAKAPVPAPKPVAPAPLDAPSKLQPRAPQASKRMGQRRRSKKSDILVKKDYSSFLCPGGAVACPVPAEGFPAGPDGVALPEYATKLDAQLSSLGDWFKVGFECLELDSELNQCGGCLALGQGQDCSTIANTRATGCEKGVCTVFSCMPGYTVSGDKRECVRASDAGGQAVFQQRR